Part of the Clostridium taeniosporum genome is shown below.
TAGAAGTGATTAAAATAAAAAAGGAGGGCCTTATGATTATTAATACTAGTAAAGACTTTATAAAAAGAGATCTTAACTCAACAAAAGATAGAAAAAGAAATTTTAACAAAATAAACACATTATATCAGCTAAGTGAAAAAAATGAGTTTACTATTGATGATCAAACTTGGGATGATTTGATAATGAATGAGGTATTTTATGAATTAGATAGGACTTATTCAACAGAAGGAGAAGCTGCTTTATATAAAATGCTTAGAAATCCAATAATGGATGAAGAAAAGTTAAAACAAAGAGGAAAGTTAATAGATTTATTTAAAGATGATTTAGATTTAACAGTAGATTTAAGAAGAATACTTTATAATATGATTTATGATAGTAAAAATAAATTACTAGATATGTTAAATGATTTGCTTCCTGTAAGCAAGTTAAAATCTTATATTTATAGTATTGCAGGTATTATACCTATACTATTAATATTAGCTGCTATTATATTTAAAGAGCCTAATTTTATGATTGCTTTAATGGTAGATATGTTTATAAATATGTATATACATAATAAAGAAGAAAGTAGCATAAATGCTATAGGACTTGTCTATTTAAGAGATTTGATAAATGCATCCAATCAATTATCCCATATTAAAAATGATGAACTAAAATTATATACTACTAAAATGAAAACTTTGTTAAATGAATTAAGTAGTATAGATAAATCCACATACTTAATTAAAGTACTTCATTCTTTTGGTGGAATTTTGGAGATGTTTTCTATTCCTTTTCTTATAGAAGAAAGTACATTTTATAGAATGAGTATAAAATTAGTTAAAAAGAAAGAAAAAATATTAGAATTATATTATTTAGTGGGAGAGCTTGATGCTTTAATTTCAATTGCACTTTATGAAAATAATAATGAGGAAAAATACTGCATACCAAAGTTTATTAAGGAAAATTCATTAAAAATAACAGATGGAATACATCCCCTTATTAAAAATCCAGTTGCAAATTCACTTGAAATTTCTAAGAAAGGAATTGTTTTGACTGGGACAAATATGTCTGGTAAGTCTACATTTTTAAGAATGATAAGTACTAATATACTTTTAGCACAGACTTTTAATTTTGCTTTAGCACATGAATATAAAGGATGTTTCTTAAATTTAATATCATCAATAAGTCCAAAGGATGATATTACTAGTGGAAAGAGCTATTATTTAGCAGAAGCTGAATCTATTTTGAGAATAATAAAAGCATCAGAAAAGGGAATTCCAGTTTTTTCTTCAATAGATGAAATCTTTAGAGGAACAAATCCAGCTGAAAGAATTTCTTCCTCAGCTGAAATTCTCAATTACATTAATAAAAGAGGGGCTATTTGCATTGTTGCCACTCATGATAGAGAGCTTTCAGATATTCTTAAGGAAAATTATGATTTCTATTATTTTAGTGAAGATGTAGATAATAAAAATGGATTAAAGTTTGATTATAAGCTTAAGAAAGGCATATCAAAAACAAGAAATGCAATTAAACTTTTAGATTATATAGGATATCCAAAAGAAATCGTATTAAATTCCTATAGAAGAGTAGAAAGAATGGAAGAATTTATTTAAAAGTGAACAAATGACATCTTATTTAAGGAGACAATAATATGGTAAAAAATCTGTTTAATAATTTTTTAAGAAAGCTTATGATTGGAATACTTATTTTTTCTATTATAAGTTCTATTTTAGTTAATTTCGTGGTAAATTTTGCAGTATATATCGAGATTCCAAAAGGTATGAAGCTTGTAGCAAATATTTTATCTATGTCAATAATATTATTAGGATTAAGTGTAATTTATTATAAAAGAAATAAAATAAT
Proteins encoded:
- a CDS encoding MutS-related protein, which codes for MIINTSKDFIKRDLNSTKDRKRNFNKINTLYQLSEKNEFTIDDQTWDDLIMNEVFYELDRTYSTEGEAALYKMLRNPIMDEEKLKQRGKLIDLFKDDLDLTVDLRRILYNMIYDSKNKLLDMLNDLLPVSKLKSYIYSIAGIIPILLILAAIIFKEPNFMIALMVDMFINMYIHNKEESSINAIGLVYLRDLINASNQLSHIKNDELKLYTTKMKTLLNELSSIDKSTYLIKVLHSFGGILEMFSIPFLIEESTFYRMSIKLVKKKEKILELYYLVGELDALISIALYENNNEEKYCIPKFIKENSLKITDGIHPLIKNPVANSLEISKKGIVLTGTNMSGKSTFLRMISTNILLAQTFNFALAHEYKGCFLNLISSISPKDDITSGKSYYLAEAESILRIIKASEKGIPVFSSIDEIFRGTNPAERISSSAEILNYINKRGAICIVATHDRELSDILKENYDFYYFSEDVDNKNGLKFDYKLKKGISKTRNAIKLLDYIGYPKEIVLNSYRRVERMEEFI